A window of the Synechococcus sp. M16.1 genome harbors these coding sequences:
- a CDS encoding alpha/beta fold hydrolase, with protein MARLRTHLAALAFGMSLALGGGPASALERFVLRLPFLETQITINFADGESAEQLIQASPDLQDLELASGGKLLPLLRQVFLMPLPLETKALLAGSTGQPLLEQALHAATQVVSLEGVELDDSGRMLTEALIRAERRGQPNILGFLRELPGEQASIDLSRLAEVANRLKTNLEEGVALARSLEAASVTADLREPLRSGWSREVVQVSVPHRPKPLRVLTLQPAAPANGRLVVISHGLWDDPESFEGWAEVLAAHGYTVLLPDHLGSDFNQQKAMLAGDAPPPGPEELRLRPLDVSALLDAISSGRLLPGARLNTDAVAVVGHSWGATTTLQLAGGIPTDRQLKSRCSDLKDPERNISWVLQCSWLSGVNQAAVADPRVKAVVAVSPPLRLLFDGSRLERLPAKLLLISGTRDWVVPSGPEAIAPMRESKAARLGHRLVLVQGADHFSLRSFRGEPSPAQVGPVILGWINEQLEVDGAVSFSGGGWGDERGSLVDVSDRL; from the coding sequence ATGGCCCGACTTCGCACCCACCTGGCGGCTCTGGCGTTTGGCATGTCACTGGCGCTTGGTGGGGGCCCCGCTTCAGCTTTGGAGCGGTTCGTGTTGCGTCTGCCGTTTCTGGAGACGCAGATCACGATCAACTTCGCTGACGGTGAGTCGGCTGAACAACTGATTCAGGCCAGTCCGGATCTGCAGGATCTGGAATTGGCCAGTGGAGGCAAGTTGTTGCCGCTGCTGCGCCAGGTGTTCCTTATGCCGCTGCCCCTGGAGACCAAGGCATTGCTGGCGGGATCGACCGGTCAACCGCTGCTGGAGCAGGCCCTCCATGCGGCGACGCAGGTTGTGTCTCTCGAGGGGGTTGAGCTGGACGACAGCGGGCGGATGCTGACCGAAGCCTTGATTCGTGCTGAACGCCGGGGGCAACCCAACATTCTTGGCTTTTTGAGGGAGTTGCCTGGAGAGCAGGCATCGATCGATTTATCCCGCCTCGCTGAGGTGGCCAACCGGCTTAAAACCAATCTTGAGGAGGGGGTTGCCTTGGCCCGTTCCCTTGAGGCTGCATCTGTGACGGCTGATCTGCGGGAGCCACTGCGCTCCGGTTGGTCCCGTGAGGTTGTTCAGGTGTCCGTTCCCCATCGGCCCAAACCCTTGCGGGTTCTGACGCTTCAGCCTGCAGCGCCAGCTAACGGACGTTTGGTCGTGATTTCCCACGGGCTCTGGGACGATCCGGAATCCTTTGAAGGTTGGGCTGAGGTGCTAGCCGCCCATGGCTACACCGTGCTGCTGCCAGACCACCTCGGCAGTGATTTCAATCAGCAGAAGGCGATGCTTGCTGGTGATGCGCCGCCGCCTGGGCCTGAAGAGTTGCGGCTTCGGCCCCTGGATGTTTCCGCTTTGTTGGATGCCATCAGTTCAGGCCGTCTTCTGCCTGGGGCCAGGTTGAACACCGATGCCGTTGCGGTGGTGGGTCACTCCTGGGGAGCCACCACCACGCTTCAACTGGCCGGTGGTATTCCAACTGATCGACAACTCAAATCCCGTTGCAGTGACCTCAAGGATCCGGAGCGCAACATCAGCTGGGTGCTCCAATGCAGTTGGCTCTCGGGGGTGAATCAAGCCGCTGTTGCTGATCCAAGGGTCAAGGCTGTTGTGGCCGTCAGCCCGCCCTTGCGTCTGTTGTTCGACGGCAGTCGCTTGGAGAGGCTTCCAGCCAAGTTGTTGTTGATCAGCGGTACCCGCGATTGGGTGGTGCCTTCGGGTCCGGAAGCGATCGCTCCGATGCGTGAGAGCAAGGCCGCGCGCTTGGGTCACCGCCTGGTGTTGGTGCAGGGTGCAGACCACTTCAGCCTTCGCAGTTTTCGCGGTGAGCCGTCCCCGGCACAGGTTGGGCCGGTCATCCTTGGCTGGATCAACGAGCAGCTCGAGGTGGATGGCGCCGTCAGCTTCTCTGGGGGTGGTTGGGGTGACGAGCGGGGCAGCCTTGTCGACGTCAGCGACCGCCTCTGA
- the uvrA gene encoding excinuclease ABC subunit UvrA has product MARAAAKIANSAGPLATQDDVIRVRGARQHNLKNVDVTIPRNKLVVFTGVSGSGKSSLAFDTIFAEGQRRYVESLSAYARQFLGQVDKPDVDAIEGLSPAISIDQKSTSHNPRSTVGTVTEIQDYLRLLFGRAGEPHCPKCGRSIKPQSIDEMVDQILLLPEGTRYQLLAPVVRGKKGTHTKLISGLAAEGFARVRINGEVRELADNIELDKNHTHNIEVVVDRLVAREGIQERLTDSLRTALKRGDGLALVEVVPKKGEELPDGVERERLYSENFACPVHGAVMEELSPRLFSFNSPYGACEACHGIGHLRKFTVDRVIPDPTQPVYSAVAPWAEKDNSYYFSLLYSVGEAFGFEIKTPWNELTDEQRDVLLNGSREPILIQADSRYRKGKGGYTRPFEGILPILERQLRDASGESQRQKLEKYLELVPCASCAGQRLRPEALAVKVGPYRIPELTAVSVGQTLERIEKLMGVGAHEGSEPLLNPRQIQIGDLVLREIRLRLKFLLDVGLDYLSLDRPAMTLSGGEAQRIRLATQIGAGLTGVLYVLDEPSIGLHQRDNDRLLNTLVRLRDLGNTLVVVEHDEDTIRAADHVVDIGPGAGVHGGHIVAEGSFDDLVASSESLTGAYLSGRRSIPTPAERRESGSRSLKLIDCNRNNLKNVSVEFPLGRLVSVTGVSGSGKSTLVNELLHPALENGLGLKVPFPQGLGELRGLKSIDKVIVIDQSPIGRTPRSNPATYTGAFDPIRQVFAATVEAKARGYQVGQFSFNVKGGRCEACRGQGVNVIEMNFLPDVYVQCDVCKGARFNRETLQVKYKGYTIADVLQMTVEQAAEVFDAIPQAADRLRTLVDVGLGYVKLGQPAPTLSGGEAQRVKLATELSRRATGKTLYLIDEPTTGLSFYDVHKLMDVMQRLVDKGNSIICIEHNLDVIRCSDWIIDLGPEGGDKGGEILVTGTPEEVAQHPTSHTGRYLARVLEQHPPELPVSLAA; this is encoded by the coding sequence ATGGCGCGAGCTGCTGCCAAGATCGCTAACTCAGCTGGCCCGCTGGCGACTCAGGACGATGTGATTCGAGTGAGGGGTGCGCGGCAGCACAACCTCAAGAACGTCGACGTAACCATCCCGCGCAACAAGCTGGTGGTGTTCACCGGGGTGAGTGGCAGCGGCAAGAGTTCACTTGCCTTCGACACGATCTTTGCCGAGGGACAGCGCCGCTACGTCGAAAGTCTTTCGGCCTATGCCCGCCAGTTTCTGGGGCAGGTGGACAAGCCCGATGTCGATGCCATCGAGGGCCTGTCTCCGGCGATTTCGATTGATCAGAAATCCACCAGTCACAACCCGCGCTCCACGGTGGGCACGGTCACGGAGATTCAGGACTATCTCCGTCTGCTGTTCGGCCGCGCCGGAGAGCCCCACTGCCCCAAGTGTGGCCGTTCGATCAAGCCGCAGAGCATCGACGAAATGGTCGATCAGATCCTTCTGCTGCCGGAGGGAACCCGCTATCAGCTGTTGGCGCCGGTGGTGCGCGGCAAGAAGGGCACCCACACCAAGTTGATCAGTGGTTTGGCGGCCGAAGGTTTCGCCCGGGTGCGCATCAACGGTGAGGTGCGCGAGCTGGCCGACAACATCGAGCTCGACAAGAACCACACCCACAACATTGAGGTGGTGGTCGATCGTCTTGTGGCCCGTGAGGGGATCCAGGAACGGCTGACCGATTCATTGCGTACGGCCCTCAAACGCGGCGATGGTCTGGCGTTGGTGGAGGTGGTTCCCAAGAAAGGGGAGGAGCTTCCCGACGGCGTTGAACGGGAGCGTCTCTACTCCGAAAACTTCGCCTGCCCTGTTCATGGCGCTGTGATGGAGGAGCTGTCTCCGCGGCTGTTTTCGTTCAACAGCCCTTACGGCGCCTGTGAGGCCTGCCATGGCATCGGCCATCTGCGCAAATTCACCGTGGACCGGGTGATTCCGGATCCAACTCAGCCGGTGTATTCCGCAGTCGCTCCCTGGGCCGAGAAGGACAACAGCTACTACTTCTCGTTGCTTTATTCGGTGGGTGAGGCCTTCGGCTTCGAGATCAAGACCCCATGGAATGAGCTCACGGATGAGCAGCGGGATGTGCTGCTTAATGGGAGCCGCGAACCGATTCTGATCCAGGCCGACAGCCGTTACCGCAAAGGCAAAGGCGGATACACCCGACCCTTCGAAGGCATCCTCCCGATCCTCGAGCGGCAGCTCCGTGATGCCAGTGGCGAGTCGCAGCGCCAGAAGCTGGAGAAATATCTGGAGTTGGTGCCCTGTGCCAGCTGTGCTGGTCAGCGGCTTCGTCCCGAGGCCCTGGCGGTGAAGGTGGGGCCGTATCGGATTCCAGAACTCACGGCCGTCAGCGTCGGTCAGACCCTGGAACGGATCGAAAAACTGATGGGTGTGGGGGCTCATGAGGGTTCAGAGCCTTTGCTGAATCCCCGTCAGATCCAGATCGGTGATCTGGTGCTCAGGGAAATCCGCCTTCGTTTGAAATTCCTGCTTGATGTTGGTCTCGACTATCTGAGCCTGGACCGACCGGCGATGACGCTCTCCGGTGGTGAAGCTCAGCGCATCCGCCTGGCGACTCAGATCGGTGCTGGTCTCACCGGGGTGCTGTACGTGCTGGATGAGCCGAGCATTGGTTTGCATCAGCGGGACAACGACCGTCTCCTGAACACCTTGGTGCGGCTTCGGGATCTCGGAAACACTCTGGTGGTGGTGGAACACGATGAAGACACCATCCGTGCTGCCGATCACGTGGTGGACATCGGCCCTGGTGCTGGCGTCCATGGGGGCCACATCGTTGCGGAGGGAAGTTTCGATGACCTGGTGGCCAGCAGCGAATCCCTTACCGGCGCTTACCTGAGTGGCCGTCGCTCGATTCCAACGCCGGCCGAACGCCGCGAGAGCGGTTCGCGCTCACTCAAGTTGATCGATTGCAACCGCAACAACCTCAAGAACGTTTCGGTTGAGTTTCCCTTGGGCCGGTTGGTGTCCGTCACCGGGGTGAGTGGCAGCGGCAAGAGCACCCTGGTGAATGAGCTTCTGCATCCCGCCCTGGAGAACGGCTTGGGTCTGAAGGTGCCCTTTCCGCAGGGTCTGGGGGAGTTGCGGGGGTTGAAGTCGATCGACAAGGTGATCGTCATCGATCAGAGCCCGATTGGACGCACGCCCCGCTCCAATCCAGCCACCTACACCGGTGCCTTTGATCCGATCCGTCAGGTGTTTGCCGCCACGGTGGAGGCCAAGGCCCGCGGTTACCAGGTGGGTCAGTTCAGCTTCAACGTGAAGGGTGGCCGCTGTGAGGCTTGCCGTGGCCAGGGCGTGAACGTGATTGAGATGAACTTCCTGCCGGATGTGTACGTCCAGTGCGACGTCTGCAAGGGCGCCCGGTTCAACCGCGAAACCCTGCAGGTGAAATACAAGGGCTACACCATCGCGGATGTGCTGCAGATGACGGTGGAGCAGGCCGCTGAGGTGTTTGATGCCATCCCTCAGGCGGCTGATCGCTTGCGCACTTTGGTGGATGTGGGCCTGGGCTACGTGAAGCTCGGCCAGCCGGCGCCAACCCTTTCGGGGGGTGAGGCCCAGCGGGTGAAGCTGGCGACGGAGCTGTCACGGCGGGCCACTGGAAAGACCCTTTATCTAATTGATGAGCCCACGACCGGCCTCAGCTTCTATGACGTGCACAAGCTGATGGATGTGATGCAGCGGTTGGTGGACAAGGGCAACTCGATTATCTGCATCGAGCACAATCTTGACGTGATCCGTTGCAGCGACTGGATTATTGATCTCGGCCCTGAGGGTGGTGACAAAGGTGGCGAGATCCTGGTTACCGGCACTCCAGAAGAGGTCGCCCAGCACCCCACCAGTCATACCGGCCGCTACCTGGCTCGAGTTTTGGAGCAGCATCCACCAGAACTCCCCGTTTCCCTGGCGGCTTGA
- the recN gene encoding DNA repair protein RecN: MLTGLLLQNIALIESLELEFSSGFTVLTGETGAGKSILLDALDAVLGGAQGSSGVRLLRTGSDRSRIEAAFQLNPALEQWLIAAEFDPEEELLISREWKRQEGDRYSSRCRLNGSTVNRQQLLELRPLLIDLTVQGQTQLLSRAGQQRLWLDRLGGSALAELKVQVADAWTEWRQAADALTALEQEQQRSEQEQAEQEEQLEQLQAADLDDPDEQQRLEQDQDRLVHGVRLLEGLALLFGRLRDGVDQAPSLQDHFAACIQELQAMAQLDGSLEPLRDQALDLEAGVDGLLRSLDQYGLALESDPDQLERIQDRLSVLKRLQRRYGLDLAGLIQRRDELLHRLGSEGFAADLARLQQAETVRRQTRDQANAALRRERFKAAEALEASLLKLLPPMRLANVRFKVDLTPCDPAEHGADAVQFLFSANPGQPMAPLTEVASGGEMSRFLLALKTTLAAVDGSSTLLFDEIDAGVSGRVSGAMADLLQTLARQRQVFCVTHQPLVAAVADHHFRVSKHVEDGITHSRVSRLRDTQERRQELADLAGGDQADAYAASLLDQRTA; encoded by the coding sequence GTGCTCACCGGTCTGCTGCTGCAGAACATCGCTCTGATTGAGAGTCTTGAACTGGAGTTCAGCTCGGGTTTCACGGTGCTCACCGGTGAGACCGGCGCCGGTAAATCGATTCTTCTTGATGCCCTCGATGCGGTGCTGGGTGGAGCGCAGGGTTCCAGCGGCGTTCGTTTGCTGCGGACGGGTTCGGATCGCTCCAGGATCGAGGCTGCATTTCAACTCAACCCAGCCCTGGAGCAGTGGTTGATTGCGGCGGAGTTTGATCCCGAAGAGGAGCTTCTGATCAGCCGCGAATGGAAACGGCAGGAGGGTGATCGTTACTCCAGTCGCTGTCGGCTGAATGGCAGCACGGTGAACCGTCAGCAGTTGCTTGAGCTCAGGCCGTTGTTGATTGATCTCACGGTTCAGGGACAGACCCAGCTGTTGTCGCGGGCGGGGCAGCAACGGCTCTGGCTTGATCGTCTCGGTGGATCTGCATTGGCTGAGCTCAAAGTTCAGGTGGCTGATGCCTGGACCGAATGGCGCCAGGCTGCAGATGCCCTGACAGCACTTGAGCAGGAGCAGCAGCGCTCCGAACAGGAGCAGGCTGAACAGGAAGAGCAGTTGGAGCAGCTGCAAGCTGCCGATCTCGACGACCCGGACGAGCAGCAGAGGCTGGAACAGGATCAAGACCGCCTCGTCCATGGCGTGAGGCTGCTGGAGGGTTTGGCCTTGCTGTTTGGGCGTCTCCGCGACGGTGTGGATCAGGCGCCTTCCCTGCAGGATCATTTTGCGGCGTGCATCCAGGAGCTGCAGGCCATGGCGCAGCTGGATGGTTCGCTTGAGCCCCTGCGTGATCAGGCGCTGGATCTCGAAGCAGGTGTGGACGGTTTGTTGCGCTCCCTCGATCAATACGGTCTGGCGCTGGAGAGCGATCCAGACCAGCTGGAGCGGATTCAGGACCGTCTGTCGGTCTTAAAACGGCTGCAGCGCCGTTACGGCCTTGATCTGGCCGGTTTGATTCAGCGGCGCGATGAGCTGCTTCATCGTTTGGGATCGGAAGGCTTCGCGGCGGATCTCGCCCGCCTGCAACAGGCCGAAACCGTCCGTCGCCAGACGCGTGATCAGGCCAATGCGGCCCTGCGTCGCGAGCGGTTTAAGGCGGCGGAGGCCTTAGAGGCCTCGTTGCTGAAGCTGTTGCCACCCATGCGCCTGGCCAACGTGCGTTTCAAGGTGGATCTCACCCCCTGTGATCCGGCTGAGCATGGGGCGGACGCTGTTCAATTCCTGTTCTCCGCCAATCCCGGCCAACCGATGGCACCGCTAACGGAGGTGGCCTCTGGCGGTGAGATGTCCCGTTTTCTGCTTGCGCTCAAGACCACCCTTGCCGCGGTGGATGGGTCCAGCACGCTGTTGTTCGATGAAATCGATGCTGGCGTCAGTGGACGCGTCAGTGGAGCCATGGCCGATTTGCTTCAGACCCTGGCCCGTCAGCGACAGGTGTTCTGCGTCACCCACCAACCGCTTGTGGCAGCCGTTGCTGACCACCATTTCCGGGTGAGCAAGCATGTGGAAGATGGCATCACCCATTCGCGAGTGTCCCGACTGCGGGACACTCAGGAACGCCGCCAGGAGCTCGCAGATCTCGCTGGTGGCGATCAGGCTGATGCCTATGCAGCGAGCCTGCTGGACCAGCGAACAGCTTGA
- a CDS encoding AarF/ABC1/UbiB kinase family protein, producing the protein MAQELGDFIEAAGLLEYDPAAITRIYAGHPQRLIRRLWQTLVPIGLLLLGVAFDWIFQLLKDEERARARARECAELLVDLGPAFIKAGQALSTRPDIVPPLLLEELAQLQDQLPGFDSGLAMACIEEDLGAAVDDIFEQLDRKPISAASLGQVHKGTLKGGARVAVKVQRPGLREQITLDLYIVRNIAAWLNSNIGLIRSDLVALIDELGRRVFEEMDYLNEASNAETFAELHQHNPRIAVPTIYRNATSRRVLTMEWIDGVKLTNLDAVRELGVDPDDMVEVGVNCSLQQLLEHGFFHADPHPGNLLALEDGRLCYLDFGMMSEVSRESRTGLIQAVVHLVNRNFGKLSKDFVTLGFLAEDVNLEPIVPAFEKVFSQALEAGVNRMDFKAVTDDMSGVMYKFPFRVPPYYALIIRSLVTLEGIALSVDPNFKILGAAYPYFARRLMEDPDPQLRQSLKEMLFDGDAFRWTRLENLVSSAASQAQLDLEALLDQLLDFLFSPKAGLLRDQLVTATVDRLDALGWSTMQRLGRRLPKRLQPSAIGQTPPGLSDPLMQLEPVRELIQVLQSLPGFTPELLLRRMPRVLNEPDTRRMGFKVAQGLAERGVVRLVRVAAGVPA; encoded by the coding sequence ATGGCGCAGGAGCTCGGGGATTTCATCGAAGCCGCGGGGTTGCTCGAGTACGACCCCGCCGCCATCACACGTATCTATGCCGGCCATCCCCAACGGCTGATCCGCCGGCTCTGGCAAACCCTCGTACCCATCGGCCTATTGCTGCTGGGCGTCGCCTTCGACTGGATCTTCCAGTTGCTGAAGGATGAGGAACGGGCCCGGGCTCGAGCTCGCGAATGCGCTGAGCTTCTCGTGGATCTTGGTCCCGCCTTCATCAAGGCCGGCCAGGCCCTCTCCACCCGACCGGACATCGTCCCCCCGCTGCTGCTGGAGGAACTGGCCCAGCTCCAGGACCAACTGCCCGGCTTCGACAGCGGCCTCGCCATGGCCTGCATCGAGGAAGACCTGGGCGCAGCGGTCGATGACATCTTCGAGCAGCTGGACCGGAAACCGATCTCAGCCGCCTCCTTGGGTCAGGTGCACAAGGGAACCCTTAAGGGTGGCGCTCGGGTGGCGGTGAAGGTGCAGCGCCCGGGGCTGCGCGAACAGATCACCCTGGATCTGTACATCGTGCGCAACATCGCCGCCTGGTTGAACAGCAACATCGGATTGATCCGCAGCGACCTCGTCGCCTTGATCGACGAACTGGGGCGACGGGTGTTCGAAGAGATGGACTACCTCAACGAGGCCTCGAACGCCGAGACCTTCGCTGAGCTGCACCAACACAACCCTCGCATCGCTGTTCCGACGATCTATCGCAACGCCACCAGCCGCCGGGTGCTGACGATGGAGTGGATCGATGGCGTCAAGCTCACCAACCTCGATGCGGTTCGCGAGCTCGGTGTGGACCCGGACGACATGGTGGAAGTGGGTGTGAACTGCAGCCTTCAACAGTTGCTGGAGCATGGCTTCTTCCATGCGGATCCCCACCCCGGCAATCTCCTGGCTTTGGAGGACGGTCGCCTCTGTTATCTCGACTTCGGGATGATGAGCGAAGTCAGCCGCGAGTCACGAACCGGCTTGATTCAGGCGGTGGTTCATCTGGTGAACCGAAACTTCGGGAAGCTCTCCAAAGATTTCGTCACCCTGGGATTCCTAGCGGAAGACGTGAACCTGGAACCAATTGTTCCCGCCTTTGAGAAGGTGTTCAGCCAGGCCCTGGAGGCCGGCGTCAACCGCATGGATTTCAAAGCGGTCACCGACGACATGTCAGGTGTGATGTACAAATTCCCCTTTCGGGTGCCGCCTTACTACGCCCTGATCATTCGGTCGCTGGTCACCCTGGAGGGCATCGCCCTGAGTGTGGATCCGAACTTCAAGATCCTCGGTGCTGCCTACCCATACTTCGCCAGGCGACTGATGGAGGATCCCGATCCCCAGCTGCGTCAAAGCCTCAAGGAGATGCTGTTCGACGGAGACGCCTTCCGTTGGACCCGTCTGGAAAATCTGGTCTCCAGCGCTGCAAGCCAGGCCCAGCTGGATCTGGAGGCCTTGCTCGATCAACTGCTCGACTTCCTGTTCTCACCCAAGGCAGGATTGCTTCGGGATCAACTGGTGACCGCCACAGTTGATCGGCTGGATGCTCTGGGTTGGTCAACGATGCAACGCCTGGGTCGACGCCTCCCCAAACGACTGCAACCATCCGCCATTGGCCAGACACCTCCCGGGCTCTCCGATCCACTGATGCAACTGGAGCCGGTGCGGGAGTTGATCCAGGTGTTGCAATCGTTGCCGGGATTCACACCTGAGCTTCTGCTGCGTCGAATGCCAAGGGTGCTCAATGAACCAGACACCCGGCGCATGGGCTTCAAGGTGGCTCAGGGGCTGGCCGAACGGGGAGTTGTCCGCTTGGTGCGGGTCGCTGCTGGAGTTCCGGCCTAA
- a CDS encoding alpha/beta hydrolase: protein MLPKPFARSSLLAMAAGLGLSLSCVMQPLHAATEVALVSGAFRRSIPVKEIEHLAETGNATGLLEDLLELSGQDPTEVAQMLNQSLDLPLVLTSRLINTRIGEAILRRVARIIHPIYTPEPEVSVPAIRAGVISGLQSEDGLTAVSFLRGYPNAVMAVNLPALFGVIEKAESIAGLVQFFSDSPLDGLKEAQP, encoded by the coding sequence ATGCTCCCCAAGCCCTTCGCTCGATCCTCTTTGCTGGCCATGGCGGCAGGGCTTGGGCTGAGTTTGAGCTGCGTCATGCAACCTCTACATGCCGCTACGGAGGTCGCCCTGGTGAGTGGTGCCTTCCGCCGCTCCATTCCAGTAAAAGAAATCGAACACCTGGCCGAAACCGGTAATGCCACCGGTCTGCTGGAGGATCTGCTGGAGCTCTCCGGGCAGGACCCCACCGAGGTGGCGCAGATGCTCAACCAGAGCCTCGATCTTCCCTTGGTGCTCACAAGCCGTCTGATCAACACACGGATCGGTGAGGCCATCCTGCGTCGTGTTGCACGCATCATTCATCCGATCTACACACCGGAACCTGAGGTGAGTGTTCCGGCGATCCGCGCCGGAGTGATCAGTGGATTGCAGAGCGAAGATGGCCTCACGGCAGTGAGCTTTTTGAGGGGCTACCCCAATGCCGTCATGGCCGTGAATCTTCCGGCTCTGTTTGGAGTAATCGAAAAAGCGGAATCCATCGCCGGTCTGGTGCAGTTTTTCTCCGACTCCCCCTTGGACGGATTGAAGGAAGCGCAACCCTGA
- the thrC gene encoding threonine synthase, with product MQDWPGLIEAYRNWLPVSDATPVISLREGATPLIPVPSVAEQIGKGVKVFVKYDGLNPTGSFKDRGMTMAISKAKEAGCEAVICASTGNTSAAAAAYARRGGMRAFVLIPDGYVAQGKLAQALVYGAEVLAIRGNFDRALDIVREAAERYPVTLVNSVNPYRLQGQKTAAFEIVDALGDAPDWLCIPMGNAGNITAYWMGFQEYQQAGRSRSLPRMMGFQASGSAPLVNNTTVTDPETIATAIRIGNPVNRAKALAAREASNGAFLDVTDAEIISAYKLLGGQEGIFCEPASAASVAGLLKRKDEVPAGATVVCVLTGNGLKDPDCAISNNDAAFHTDLNPDLGTVASVMGF from the coding sequence ATGCAGGACTGGCCTGGACTGATTGAGGCTTATCGCAACTGGCTGCCCGTCAGCGATGCGACGCCCGTGATCAGCCTGCGTGAAGGCGCCACCCCTCTGATCCCCGTGCCATCGGTTGCGGAACAGATCGGCAAGGGCGTGAAGGTGTTCGTGAAATACGACGGCCTGAACCCCACAGGGTCCTTCAAGGACCGGGGAATGACCATGGCCATCAGCAAAGCCAAGGAAGCCGGTTGTGAAGCGGTGATTTGTGCCAGCACGGGCAACACCAGTGCTGCGGCTGCGGCCTATGCCAGGCGGGGTGGGATGCGTGCCTTCGTCTTGATCCCGGATGGCTATGTCGCCCAGGGAAAACTGGCTCAGGCGCTGGTGTACGGCGCTGAGGTGTTGGCGATCCGCGGCAACTTCGACCGCGCCCTCGACATCGTTCGCGAAGCGGCAGAGAGGTATCCCGTCACCCTCGTGAACTCGGTGAATCCCTACCGGCTGCAGGGCCAGAAAACGGCGGCCTTCGAAATCGTGGATGCCCTCGGTGATGCACCCGACTGGCTGTGCATTCCCATGGGCAACGCCGGAAACATCACCGCCTATTGGATGGGTTTCCAGGAATATCAACAGGCCGGCCGGAGCCGCAGCCTGCCCCGAATGATGGGATTCCAGGCCAGCGGATCCGCCCCACTGGTGAACAACACCACGGTGACGGACCCCGAAACCATCGCCACCGCCATTCGCATTGGCAACCCGGTCAACCGAGCCAAAGCCCTGGCAGCTCGCGAAGCCAGCAATGGCGCGTTCCTGGATGTGACCGACGCGGAAATCATCTCGGCCTACAAGCTTCTAGGCGGCCAGGAGGGAATCTTCTGTGAACCCGCCAGCGCTGCCTCTGTGGCAGGACTGCTCAAGCGCAAAGATGAAGTGCCAGCCGGCGCCACGGTGGTCTGCGTTCTGACCGGCAACGGCCTCAAGGATCCCGACTGCGCCATCAGCAACAACGACGCCGCCTTCCACACCGACCTCAATCCTGATCTGGGCACCGTCGCCAGTGTGATGGGCTTCTGA